The Temnothorax longispinosus isolate EJ_2023e chromosome 4, Tlon_JGU_v1, whole genome shotgun sequence genome has a window encoding:
- the Jdp gene encoding J domain-containing protein, whose protein sequence is MSVEDAINYSPSEDEDYYALLSCDESSTVEQITAEYKVLALQYHPDKNDGDKEAEKKFQQLKYAKEVLCDPEKRTNYDKWRNSGIKISYKQWLGMKEHVQQTMHWSTPKTKDRMLPDTTEEAGGSPAHLKGHPTNAHRRASEGGATNLYYRSGHGVPFYQESNEVVSKFRNYEI, encoded by the exons ATGAGTGTCGAGGACGCCATCAATTACTCGCCCAGCGAGGACGAGGACTATTACGCTCTATTGTCCTGCGACGAGTCTTCCACG gtCGAGCAAATTACGGCGGAGTATAAGGTATTAGCTCTTCAGTATCATCCGGACAAGAACGACGGTGACAAGGAGGCCGAAAAGAAATTTCAACAACTAAAG TACGCAAAAGAGGTTTTATGCGATCCCGAAAAGAGGACCAATTACGATAAATGGCGGAATAGTGGTATCAAGATCAGTTACAAACAATGGCTCGGCATGAAGGAGCATGTGCAGCAG ACCATGCACTGGAGCACGCCGAAGACAAAGGACAGAATGCTGCCGGATACGACCGAAGAGGCAGGTGGTTCACCAGCTCACCTCAAAGGTCATCCTACAAATGCGCACAGGAGGGCTTCGGAGGGTGGTGCCACGAATCTCTACTACCGTTCGGGCCACGGCGTCCCATTCTACCAGGAGTCCAACGAGGTCGTCAGTAAGTTTCGCAATTACGAAATTTAA